GGCGAACAGCGCCGGGTCGCGCGGCCGCGCGCGCTCCAGGCGAAACACCACGCCCGGCACATTGGCGGCGATGCCCTGCAGGCGCGCCTCGCTTTCCTGCAAGGCGGCCAGGGCGCGGCGGCGTTCGGTCACGTCGGTGATGAACACCACCAGGTATTCGGTATCGCGGTACTGCAGAAAGCTCAGCGACACATCCACCGGCAGGCGGCTGCCGTCGGCGCGCAGGCATTCGGTCTCGAAGCTCGGCGGCCCTTCGTCACCCTTGCGGGCCAAGCGCCACAGGTTGAGCCAGCGATCCATGCTCATGCCCGGTTCGAAATCGCGCAGCGGCCGATCCACCAGCGCGCCGCTGCGGTAACCGAGCATGGTTTCGGCGGCGTGGTTGGCATAGCGCACGTGGCTGTCCCAGTTGACCCAGAGGATGCCCACCGTGCTGTTGTCGATGGAGAACTGCGACAGGCGCAAGGCGTCGCGGGCGATCTCCCGCAGCTCCACCTCGTGGCGCGCGGCGAGCAGGCGAAACTCCAGGGTGTCGCGCTGGCGGCGCAGCCACAGCGCCAGCGCCAGCGCGAACGCCAGCAACAGACCGAGCAGCAGGCTGATGGCACGCCAGAAGCTCGCCGAGCTTTCCTGTTGCAGGTAGCTCGGCGGCAGCCAGCGGTTGTGCAGGTCATCGAGCTCGCGGGCCGACAGGTTGCGCAACGCGACATCGATGATCGCCGACAATTCTGGCAGGTCGCGCCGTGTGGCCACCCGTAGCAGCTGCGGGAAGCCGATATCACCGACGATGGCCAGGCCGAGAAACTCCGGTTCCCGGGACAGGCGACCCAGCTGGGCTTCATCGAGCACCGCGTAGCTGGCTTGCTGATTGACCACCCGCTGCAGCGCCTGGCGCGGGGAATTGGTGATGTCCAGCTTGAGCTTCGGGTAGCTGCTGCGCAGGTAGTCGAGCACCGCATCGGAGCCCTTCAGGGCAACCGGTGAGCGGCCATCGAGCTGTTCCAGATCGACCGCGCCACCGCCGTCACGCTCGCCAACCAGCAGGTGCGAGACACGCAGAAAGGGATCGGAAAACACCCAGCGCCTCAGCCCGGCCGGGGTCTGGCTAAGGCCCGCGGCCAGATCGAGCTGATCGCTGCGCAGCGCCTGTTCCAGTTCCTCCGGCGTTTGGAAGGTGCGCCAGCGCACCTGCACGCCCATCAGCGCGGCCAGGGTGTTGACGATCTCCACGTTGGCGCCGGTCAGACGATGCAGGCGGCGGTCGAGCTGGGCGTAGGGCGGCTGCAGCACCACGCCGGCACGCAGCAGCGGATTGGCGGTGAGCCATTGCTGCTGCGCAGCATCGAAGATGGCCGCCGGCGCCGCTGGCGGCTGATCCGCCCATAGCGTGGTGGGCAGGCTCAGGATCAGGAGGAACAGCCAACGGCGGATCATGCACGGGCACCGAAAACGATTGGGAAGCCGCCGAGCAGAACGCTCGCGGCAGATGCCGCATTAAGCTACATCAGGATCTGACAAATCCACGACAAGTGATTAGGCTGGTTTGACCTACCCGTTCAGGCTTTGCCATGACCCGCCTTCGCCACCTGCCCCGCTACGCCCTGTGCCTGACCCTACTGGCCAGTGTCCTGGCCGCGCACGCCGAACAGAGCCCACCCGCCGAAACCGCCGACAAGGGCGAGGCCAAGCCCGCGCAGCGGGCGCCACTGATCGAGCGCAGCGACCTGGAAGCATCGGCCCTGGAACGTCAACTGGCGGCCAGCGAACAGCAGCAGCTCGATGCCGCCGGCACGACCTTTCTCGCCCTCTGGCGACCGGCCAACGATCCGGCGCCCATGGGGGCGGTGATCCTGATTCCCGGGGATGAAGAGAGTGCCGACGCACCGCCGACCATCGGCCCGCTGCGCCGCAGGTTGCCAGACGCCGGCTGGCACAGCCTGAGCCTGACCCTGCCGGACCCGCAGGGTCCGAACCTGCCCGTGCGAGTCGCCGAGCCGCCTGCGAGCGGCGACGGCAAAGCTGCCGAAGCCCCGGCTGAAAAGGCCCCAGAGCCGGCCACCCCGGCCCCGCCAAGCGAAGCGCCATCGGCTGACGCAGAGGCGGCACGCGCAGCTCACGTGGAACGGGTCTTCGCACGTATCGACGCCGGCATCGCCTTTGCCGGCCAGCAGCAGGCCAAGGTCGTGGTGCTGCTCGGCCATGGCAGCGGCGCCTACTGGGCGGCGCGTTACATCGCCGAGCGCAAGCCCGCCAATGTCACTCATCTGGTGTTGGTGGATACTCGCCAGCCGGAGGGTTTCGACGCGCCGTTCAACGACCTGCTGGCGCAGCTCACCGCCAAGGTCGGCGATTTCTATTACCGCGACGGTGCCAGTGCTCGGCAGGCGGCACTGGCACGCAAACAACTGAGTCAGCGGCAGAAACAGCCTGCCCTGGTGCAGATCAGCCTGGATGCCCTGCCGGGCAATCCCGATGTCGCCCAGGAGCAGCTGTTCCGTCGCCTGCGCGGCTGGCTGGACAAGCACGCCGGCGGCGCCAAGTAGCGCTCAGCGGAAACCGCGGCGCTGGCGAATCAGCGCATAGGCATTGTGCAGTTCACGGGTCGCGTCGGTGGCCTCACGGACCTTCTCGGGCGCCGCACCACTGCCGGCCAGCTTGTCGGGGTGGTGGCGGCTGAGCAGGCGGCGATAGGCCTTCTTGATCTGCTGCACGTCACTTTCCGCCGTCACGCCGAGCAGACGCAGGGCCTGCTGATAGGCGTCGGCGCCCGCGGTCGGCGGGCCGCGACGCGGCGAGTAGCCGGCGCTCAGCGCCTCCTGGGCTTCGGCGGAAACGCCCAGCCACTTGCCCCATAACAGGATCAGTTCGCGCTCGGCCTGGCCCACCTTGCCATCGGCCCAGGCCATGCGCCAGCAGGCGCGCAACAGTTCCTGGGCCTCGCTGCGGCGGCGTTGCAACGGGCCACGCAGGCTGTCCTGGCCGGTCTTGCCGCGCGAGAAGGCCTCGATGGCTGCCGCCCTGCCTGCCTCGCCCAGCGCCAGGCGCTGCATCTCGGCGCGGGCCTGACGAATGTGCGCCTGCTGCACCACGCCATCGCTCTTGGCCAGGCGCCCCAGCATGACGAACAGCAAGGCGTCATCAGCCACGGCGGACCTGCCCACCAGCCGCTCGCCCAGGGTTTTCCAGCCGCGCAGGCCCAGGCGCCGATCCAGCACCTGGCCGAGCAGGCCGCCGAGCAACAGACCGGGAATGCTTGCCAGGGCGTAGCCGGCCAGCGCCCCCACCAAGGTCAGCGGCCAGTACATCAGCACTCGTCCTGCAGCAGCGATTCCACTTCGGCCAGGCGCTCGTGGGTGCCGACATCCACCCAGCGGCCGGTGAAGCGCTCGCCCGTCACCTGCCGGCCTGCCATCGCCTGCCTCAATAAGGGCGCGAGCTTGAACGCGCCGGGCTGGCAGCCGGCGAACAGCACCGGGCTGAGCACCGCGATGCCGCTGTAGGTGAGGCTGTCAGCATCCGCTGCGGCATCCGCTACCCGCCCCTCGGCGAGGCAAAAGTCCCCCGTCGGGTGATGGGCGGGATTGTCCACCAGCACCAGGTGAGCCTTTTCGGAAAAGGGCCTGCGCAGGGCCGAAAAATCGTAGTCGGTGAAGATATCGCCGTTGACCACCACGAACGGCTCCTCGCCGAGCAGCGGCAGCGCCTTGAAGATACCGCCGCCGGTTTCCAGCGGCTCGCCTTCGGCCGAGTAACGGATGCGCACGCCGTAGCGTTCGCCCTCACCCAGATAGTCCTCGATCTGCTGACCGAGCCAGGCGTGATTGACCACCAGCTCGCTGAATCCAGCACGAGCCAGGGCGCGTACGTGGTATTCGATCAACGGCACGCCGGCGGCCCGCACCAGGGGTTTGGGTGTATGCAAGGTCAGCGGCCGCAGCCGCTCACCCTTGCCG
Above is a genomic segment from Pseudomonas argentinensis containing:
- a CDS encoding TerB family tellurite resistance protein; translated protein: MYWPLTLVGALAGYALASIPGLLLGGLLGQVLDRRLGLRGWKTLGERLVGRSAVADDALLFVMLGRLAKSDGVVQQAHIRQARAEMQRLALGEAGRAAAIEAFSRGKTGQDSLRGPLQRRRSEAQELLRACWRMAWADGKVGQAERELILLWGKWLGVSAEAQEALSAGYSPRRGPPTAGADAYQQALRLLGVTAESDVQQIKKAYRRLLSRHHPDKLAGSGAAPEKVREATDATRELHNAYALIRQRRGFR
- a CDS encoding PAS domain-containing sensor histidine kinase, translated to MIRRWLFLLILSLPTTLWADQPPAAPAAIFDAAQQQWLTANPLLRAGVVLQPPYAQLDRRLHRLTGANVEIVNTLAALMGVQVRWRTFQTPEELEQALRSDQLDLAAGLSQTPAGLRRWVFSDPFLRVSHLLVGERDGGGAVDLEQLDGRSPVALKGSDAVLDYLRSSYPKLKLDITNSPRQALQRVVNQQASYAVLDEAQLGRLSREPEFLGLAIVGDIGFPQLLRVATRRDLPELSAIIDVALRNLSARELDDLHNRWLPPSYLQQESSASFWRAISLLLGLLLAFALALALWLRRQRDTLEFRLLAARHEVELREIARDALRLSQFSIDNSTVGILWVNWDSHVRYANHAAETMLGYRSGALVDRPLRDFEPGMSMDRWLNLWRLARKGDEGPPSFETECLRADGSRLPVDVSLSFLQYRDTEYLVVFITDVTERRRALAALQESEARLQGIAANVPGVVFRLERARPRDPALFAFIGEGSESLVGYRASTLLAPGHGLRSLVHPDDKADYHRTQDQAFDSDSDWHWQGRMLTQAGESRWVDIKAMARRLADGRVIWDGVVWDISDNKRNELALAESQARLRDLSAHLESVREEEKARIAREVHDELGQVLTVLKLETSMCELGFADLDPGLRERLDNMKKLIANLFQLVRDVATALRPPILDAGIASAIEWQARRFEARTQIPCLVEVPEHLPPLSDAKATGLFRILQESLTNVMRHAQAHTVTVRLELLGDSLRLSISDDGRGFDPAAIRADSFGLVGMRERVLMLGGQLSLDSRPGEGTLLRVRVPLSECASDD
- the murU gene encoding N-acetylmuramate alpha-1-phosphate uridylyltransferase MurU, which produces MKAMILAAGKGERLRPLTLHTPKPLVRAAGVPLIEYHVRALARAGFSELVVNHAWLGQQIEDYLGEGERYGVRIRYSAEGEPLETGGGIFKALPLLGEEPFVVVNGDIFTDYDFSALRRPFSEKAHLVLVDNPAHHPTGDFCLAEGRVADAAADADSLTYSGIAVLSPVLFAGCQPGAFKLAPLLRQAMAGRQVTGERFTGRWVDVGTHERLAEVESLLQDEC
- a CDS encoding alpha/beta hydrolase family protein, translating into MTRLRHLPRYALCLTLLASVLAAHAEQSPPAETADKGEAKPAQRAPLIERSDLEASALERQLAASEQQQLDAAGTTFLALWRPANDPAPMGAVILIPGDEESADAPPTIGPLRRRLPDAGWHSLSLTLPDPQGPNLPVRVAEPPASGDGKAAEAPAEKAPEPATPAPPSEAPSADAEAARAAHVERVFARIDAGIAFAGQQQAKVVVLLGHGSGAYWAARYIAERKPANVTHLVLVDTRQPEGFDAPFNDLLAQLTAKVGDFYYRDGASARQAALARKQLSQRQKQPALVQISLDALPGNPDVAQEQLFRRLRGWLDKHAGGAK